DNA from Methanomassiliicoccales archaeon:
GCGTTGGCCATGGCCAAGGAAGCGGCAGCGGTGGTGATGGACATGGGGTATCTCCGCCACCAGCGGGCCTGGCGGGAGGAGGTGGCAAGGAGGGCCTCTTCCCTCGTGATCGAAGTCGAGGGTGAAGTGGTGGTCCCCGCAAGAATTACCTATCCCCGGGAGGCGTGGAATGCCCAGGTTCTGCGGCGAAAAATTTCTCCCCTCTTGGATCGGTTCATTCGAGTCCTTCCAGAGCTTGCGCCAAGAAAATCTTCCCTGGGCCTGGACATGGAGGGTGTGCAGATCACCAATCCCGTGACCCTTCTGGCCGATCTTCCCGTGGACCAATCCGTTCCGCCAGTGGAGCTGCCCGCGGGAACGGAGGCCGCCCGGGCCCGGCTCCAGGAGTTCCTGGAAAGGAAAATCTCCCGGTATCATGAAGACCGAAACAATCCCACGGTGGACGGGACCTCCGGCCTCAGTCCCTATCTCCATTTCGGCCAGATCTCCCCGGTGGAGGTGGCCTGGCGGGCTAGGGAAGTGGGCGGACCGGGCGCCGCGGCATTCTTGGAGGAG
Protein-coding regions in this window:
- a CDS encoding deoxyribodipyrimidine photolyase: MAKEAAAVVMDMGYLRHQRAWREEVARRASSLVIEVEGEVVVPARITYPREAWNAQVLRRKISPLLDRFIRVLPELAPRKSSLGLDMEGVQITNPVTLLADLPVDQSVPPVELPAGTEAARARLQEFLERKISRYHEDRNNPTVDGTSGLSPYLHFGQISPVEVAWRAREVGGPGAAAFLEELIVRRELAANFVLYNARYDQFSGLPPWARETLLKHASDPRPTRYSLEELERAETHDPIWNAAQMELVRTGKIHGYMRMYWGKQFLLWTNDPAEAFRWAIYLNNKYALDGRDPASYAGVAWCFGLHDRPFPERPVFGRVRPMTGAGLRRKFPIDVYISRWGKRMP